In the Populus nigra chromosome 2, ddPopNigr1.1, whole genome shotgun sequence genome, ATAGACAGCAAATTATCCAAAGATAAAAGGGAAAGTCAGAGACCAATGTTACTTGGAGACAGCAGCAAACAACCGAGGCAGTAAAGAATTTACAAGTAATCTagattcttcctttttttttttttttttgcatggctCGAACACACAGATGTGCCATTGTAGCATTTCAATAGACCCCAAATGTGTTCTCACCACTGTAGCTCATGTAAAGGAACCCATCTTCATCCTTGTTTTCCTCATATATTGCTGACATCATGGCAGCTGCAGCAATGCAACCAATTTTCACGTCACAAGGTCCGTAACACAGGCAATGTTCATaaatttttgaatcaaaatgCACTAAATGTTATCTCACCAGTTGGTGGTAGAATGTTCTTCACGAAGATGAAAATAGCCTTCTCTGGACTGAGCTTAATCCTTTTTCGGACCACGTACACGAATTGGCCAACAGTGAGATCAGCAGGAACCAAATATCTACTCATCCCAAAGTTACAAATTAATTTCCATTAagacaaaaaacaaagtaaCGAAAATATGTGAAATATGCTAGTTAGCACACATCAATAAATCTACTAAGCACCTTCCAACCAT is a window encoding:
- the LOC133681778 gene encoding autophagy-related protein 8C-like → MAKSSFKMEHPLERRQAEAARIREKYPDRIPVIVERAEKSDVPDIDKKKYLVPADLTVGQFVYVVRKRIKLSPEKAIFIFVKNILPPTAAMMSAIYEENKDEDGFLYMSYSGENTFGVY